A single window of Nicotiana sylvestris chromosome 5, ASM39365v2, whole genome shotgun sequence DNA harbors:
- the LOC104246967 gene encoding 3-phosphoinositide-dependent protein kinase 2-like isoform X1, whose amino-acid sequence MEQELNSKLRIQNNSPNAQRSKSFAFRAPQVNFTIQDFELGKIYGVGSYSKVVRAKKKDTGNVYALKIMDKKFITKENKTAYVKLERIVLDQLDHPGIVPLFFTFQDTFSLYMGLESCEGGELFDQITRKGRLSEEEARFYAAEVADALEYIHSMGLIHRDIKPENLLLTADGHIKVADFGSVKPMQDSRITVLPNAASDDKACTFVGTAAYVPPEVLNSSPATFGNDLWALGCTLYQMLSGTSPFKDASEWLIFQRIIARDIRFPNHFSDEARDLIDRLLDIDPSRRPGAGPDGYASLKNHPFFREVDWDSLRSQTPPCLAAEPKAIPNLQAHSTRSSGEDQDSSCNPSHIGDGSARTNDGNGGTTSSSEAGSITRLASIDSFDSKWKQFLEPGESVLMISMVKKMQKLTSKKVKLILTNKPKLIYVDPSKLVVKGNIIWSDNSNDLSIQVTSPSQFKVCTPKKVLSFEDAKQRAMQWKKAIEALQNR is encoded by the exons ATGGAGCAAGAATTAAATTCAAAGCTTAGGATTCAGAACAATTCACCAAATGCTCAAAGGTCTAAGAGCTTCGCATTTAGAGCACCTCAGGTGAATTTCACAATCCAAGATTTTGAATTGGGAAAGATCTATGGAGTTGGTTCTTATTCCAAG GTTGTCAGAGCAAAAAAGAAAGATACAGGGAATGTTTATGCCTTGAAGATCATGGACAAAAAGTTCATCACTAAAGAAAATAAGACTGCTTATGTGAAATTAGAGAGAATTGTGCTTGATCAACTGGATCATCCTGGCATTGTACCACTATTTTTTACCTTCCAAGACACTTTTTCACTAT ACATGGGCCTGGAGTCCTGCGAAGGTGGGGAGCTTTTTGATCAAATTACCCGG AAAGGCCGTTTGTCTGAGGAGGAGGCTCGTTTTTATGCAGCTGAAGTAGCAGATGCTCTTGAATATATACACAGCATGGGATTGATTCATCGAGATATTAAG CCCGAGAACCTGCTACTTACTGCAGATGGACATATTAAAGTTGCCGACTTTGGCAGTGTAAAGCCCATGCAAGATAGCAGAATAACAGTCCTTCCAAATGCAGCATCAG ATGACAAGGCTTGTACTTTTGTGGGGACAGCTGCATATGTGCCTCCTGAAGTTTTAAATTCCTCTCCTGCAACTTTTGG AAATGATCTCTGGGCACTTGGCTGCACCTTGTATCAAATGCTTTCAGGAACTTCTCCCTTTAAAGATGCCAGCGAATGGCTCATCTTTCAAAGAATCATTGCAAGAGATATCAGGTTCCCAAATCATTTTTCAGATGAAGCCAGAGATCTCATTGATAGGTTACTG GATATTGATCCTAGCCGAAGACCGGGTGCTGGACCTGATGGTTATGCTTCACTGAAGAACCATCCTTTCTTTAGGGAGGTTGATTGGGATAGTTTAAGGTCTCAAACTCCTCCATGTCTTGCTGCAGAGCCAAAA GCTATCCCAAATCTTCAGGCCCACTCTACTCGTAGCAGTGGTGAAGATCAAGATTCTTCATGTAATCCATCACATATTGGGGATGGATCAGCTAGAACTAATGATGGAAATGGTGGTACAACATCCTCTTCTGAAGCTGGTAGCATTACCAGGCTTGCTTCAATTGACTCTTTTGATTCAAAATG GAAACAATTTTTGGAGCCTGGTGAATCCGTTCTTATGATCTCCATGGTGAAAAAGATGCAGAAGCTTACAAGCAAGAAAGTTAAGCTTATCCTGACAAATAAGCCAAAGTTGATCTATGTAGACCCCTCAAAGTTGGTGGTCAAAGGGAACATTATATGGTCCGACAATTCTAACGATCTTAGTATTCAAGTCACAAGTCCTTCACAGTTTAAGGTTTGCACA CCAAAGAAAGTATTGTCTTTCGAGGATGCTAAGCAACGAGCAATGCAGTGGAAAAAGGCAATTGAAGCTCTCCAAAACCGGTGA
- the LOC104246967 gene encoding 3-phosphoinositide-dependent protein kinase 2-like isoform X2 — protein sequence MEQELNSKLRIQNNSPNAQRSKSFAFRAPQVNFTIQDFELGKIYGVGSYSKVVRAKKKDTGNVYALKIMDKKFITKENKTAYVKLERIVLDQLDHPGIVPLFFTFQDTFSLYMGLESCEGGELFDQITRKGRLSEEEARFYAAEVADALEYIHSMGLIHRDIKPENLLLTADGHIKVADFGSVKPMQDSRITVLPNAASDDKACTFVGTAAYVPPEVLNSSPATFGNDLWALGCTLYQMLSGTSPFKDASEWLIFQRIIARDIRFPNHFSDEARDLIDRLLDIDPSRRPGAGPDGYASLKNHPFFREVDWDSLRSQTPPCLAAEPKAHSTRSSGEDQDSSCNPSHIGDGSARTNDGNGGTTSSSEAGSITRLASIDSFDSKWKQFLEPGESVLMISMVKKMQKLTSKKVKLILTNKPKLIYVDPSKLVVKGNIIWSDNSNDLSIQVTSPSQFKVCTPKKVLSFEDAKQRAMQWKKAIEALQNR from the exons ATGGAGCAAGAATTAAATTCAAAGCTTAGGATTCAGAACAATTCACCAAATGCTCAAAGGTCTAAGAGCTTCGCATTTAGAGCACCTCAGGTGAATTTCACAATCCAAGATTTTGAATTGGGAAAGATCTATGGAGTTGGTTCTTATTCCAAG GTTGTCAGAGCAAAAAAGAAAGATACAGGGAATGTTTATGCCTTGAAGATCATGGACAAAAAGTTCATCACTAAAGAAAATAAGACTGCTTATGTGAAATTAGAGAGAATTGTGCTTGATCAACTGGATCATCCTGGCATTGTACCACTATTTTTTACCTTCCAAGACACTTTTTCACTAT ACATGGGCCTGGAGTCCTGCGAAGGTGGGGAGCTTTTTGATCAAATTACCCGG AAAGGCCGTTTGTCTGAGGAGGAGGCTCGTTTTTATGCAGCTGAAGTAGCAGATGCTCTTGAATATATACACAGCATGGGATTGATTCATCGAGATATTAAG CCCGAGAACCTGCTACTTACTGCAGATGGACATATTAAAGTTGCCGACTTTGGCAGTGTAAAGCCCATGCAAGATAGCAGAATAACAGTCCTTCCAAATGCAGCATCAG ATGACAAGGCTTGTACTTTTGTGGGGACAGCTGCATATGTGCCTCCTGAAGTTTTAAATTCCTCTCCTGCAACTTTTGG AAATGATCTCTGGGCACTTGGCTGCACCTTGTATCAAATGCTTTCAGGAACTTCTCCCTTTAAAGATGCCAGCGAATGGCTCATCTTTCAAAGAATCATTGCAAGAGATATCAGGTTCCCAAATCATTTTTCAGATGAAGCCAGAGATCTCATTGATAGGTTACTG GATATTGATCCTAGCCGAAGACCGGGTGCTGGACCTGATGGTTATGCTTCACTGAAGAACCATCCTTTCTTTAGGGAGGTTGATTGGGATAGTTTAAGGTCTCAAACTCCTCCATGTCTTGCTGCAGAGCCAAAA GCCCACTCTACTCGTAGCAGTGGTGAAGATCAAGATTCTTCATGTAATCCATCACATATTGGGGATGGATCAGCTAGAACTAATGATGGAAATGGTGGTACAACATCCTCTTCTGAAGCTGGTAGCATTACCAGGCTTGCTTCAATTGACTCTTTTGATTCAAAATG GAAACAATTTTTGGAGCCTGGTGAATCCGTTCTTATGATCTCCATGGTGAAAAAGATGCAGAAGCTTACAAGCAAGAAAGTTAAGCTTATCCTGACAAATAAGCCAAAGTTGATCTATGTAGACCCCTCAAAGTTGGTGGTCAAAGGGAACATTATATGGTCCGACAATTCTAACGATCTTAGTATTCAAGTCACAAGTCCTTCACAGTTTAAGGTTTGCACA CCAAAGAAAGTATTGTCTTTCGAGGATGCTAAGCAACGAGCAATGCAGTGGAAAAAGGCAATTGAAGCTCTCCAAAACCGGTGA